A stretch of the Lactuca sativa cultivar Salinas chromosome 9, Lsat_Salinas_v11, whole genome shotgun sequence genome encodes the following:
- the LOC128128955 gene encoding uncharacterized protein LOC128128955, whose product MTAEEARATPDVVTGSFSVNDISAMVLFDSGATRSFVSLALSKRFSRAPGELDCPLGVEIADDRTVRVARVHRGCSLQLFDEQFSVDLVPIPLRGNKVIVGMDWLSPNGAVIDCELQLVRVRTPSGGELVIQGERPQRGPTFCSAARARRYFQQGCAGYVAYVLDAREKGKTTIDDVPIVRDFPDVFPEDLPGIPPERQVEFGIDLIPGAKEPLCDGEEEEQVFVEVRSCSTSLDLSSSKGGASSRGKKLRAFLIMFVL is encoded by the exons atgacagcagaggaggcgcgagcgactcctgatgtggtgacgg ggtcgttctctgtgaacgacatttctgctatggtattattcgattcgggggctacccgatcatttgtatcgcttgcgcttagcaagagatttagcagagctccaggggagctggattgtccactaggggttgagatagcagatgacaggaccgtgagggtcgccagagtgcatagagggtgttctcttcagttgtttgacgagcagttttcggtggacctggttcctattcccctgcgagggaataaggttattgtaggcatggattggctaagccccaacggggcggtgattgattgtgagcttcagctagtgagggttcgcactcccagtgggggagagttagtgattcagggcgagaggccacaacgcggaccgaccttttgttccgccgcaagggcgaggcgctattttcagcagggttgcgctggttatgtagcttatgtcttggatgcccgggagaagggcaagacgacaattgatgatgttccgatagtgcgagactttccggatgtatttcccgaggatttaccgggaatacctcctgagaggcaggttgagtttgggatcgacctgattcctggtgcg AAAGAGCCTTTGTGTGATGGTGAAGAAGAAGAGCAGGTCTTTGTGGAGGTTAGAAGTTGCAGTACAAGTTTGGATTTGAGTTCTTCAAAGGGTGGAGCTTCttctagaggtaaaaagcttagAGCTTTCCTTATCATGTTTGTGTTGTGA